Sequence from the Amaranthus tricolor cultivar Red isolate AtriRed21 chromosome 16, ASM2621246v1, whole genome shotgun sequence genome:
CAAAAGCTTCGTATCAAAACACACTGCAATAGAAATGACAACTGATAGACCAGGACTCCTTTCTGAAATCTCAGCTGTTCTTACTGATCTTTATTGTAATATCGTTGAGGCTCATGCTTGGTGTCACAATGCTCAATTGGCTTCCGTTGTCCATTTCTCCGATCAATCTTCTCTTTCTCCCATCGACGATCCCAATCGATTAGCCTCTATTGAAGAACACCTTACAATGGTATTGCATTCATGTTCTTTGATAAGTCTAGTGTGTTTCTGTAAGTACTTCGGAGGCCagttcttttattttttgagtCAGGAAAAAAGAATGGAAATTGATTCGTTCTGTAGTGGTGACAATCGACACTAAAAAAACTTtgacaacaaataaaaagcCTCAGTCTCCGACTTTGGCGACAAAAAAGGTGACAATAAGCTTTTTGTTGCAACGTTGGCGTCATAGGCTTTTTTTCACCTTTTTTGTCGCCAATGTATGTGGCCAAGAATTTTTTTTCCGCTAACATTGTTGCTAAAGTATAGGCcgaatagagaaaaaaaaaatcaaatttaaatttttgtaggAGGCAAATTTCACTACTATGCTAGGTCTATAAGCATTTTTGTGTCGAAATACTTGAAATACATATTAACTTTGTCCATATGTTTACAATAATGCTAAAGTCTTAATCCATCGATTCATAtgtttacaataatattaaagtcTTAATCCATCGGTATAAGGTTAGCTATATAAACAAAAATAGGAGAAATAATTGtgaaggaaccaactcaaccaaagcAAACTCATGATGGTTGAAGGCACCTAATACGTTATGTATACACTCTATTATGCCTCCTCACATGATAGCCATTTGGGCTAGAACTGTTTTCTTATACATGAATCTAAGTACTCCACTTTGAAATGAAAGGTGGATCATGGATGAGATACAAACTTGTTATCTTTCGTCATgctaaatttaataaattgtatATCATGTTTACAAAAAACTTATAACCAAGTATATATTGAGGTCTATATCATGTCGACTCAATTTTTAACAACTCTAATTGATACGTTTTTCGAACAGAAAATCTCCATCTTCTCATTGGTTGTTGGGTACCCACATCTAGGTACTCGGGGCAAAATCAACCCTAGTTGAAATAGACTTAAAACAACAAGAATTAAAGACATCAAATGTTATTGGTGAAGGAATAAAAATGATCACCAATGTTGAGAGGCGATTGCACCAGCTTATGCTGTCGAATCGAGATTTCGATTCGCCAGCTTTCGAGCCCTCGACTTCTCCTAGATCTCCACTCGAACATCAGGGTGACGAGGAGGCCGGGATGAAAGCAATTATATACATTGAAGGATGCCATGAAAAGGGCTACTCGATTATTAGTGTAGAGTGCAGGGACCGTGCTAGGGTCGTATTCGACACTTCGTGTACACTCATTGATATGGAATATGTGATCTTTCATGGTTACATAAATACTCGAGATGGACATGCCTTTCAGGTTTGGAAATGTTTCTCTATGATCTATCCTATGTTGTCTTCAATTCGctaaagatttatagtttttttttttaattttttttagtttcgtATTATATTATAGTAAAATAACTCGTTAAATCATATGCTTTTCTAGTGTTGCTATATTAAGGGTCAATTATACTCAAGGCTGGTTCTTATGCTATTCGGGATAGCCGACTGCCTAGGGCCGAATAAAATAAGgggcctcaaatattaaatggtgctaTTCAAGCCCGATTCTGAGCAACgctttttaagtgatttgtttgtaaatcttttttatatttgaagtaatataatGTTACCAATTATATGATTAAGCAATCATTCATCCAttggtttcatgcaaaataactGATTAAATACCAGTTATCATTAGTTACAACCGAATGTAATAACAACACAATGCATCACGAAACAAAGCTTTTCTACACGAGAAGTCATGTCTGTACAAAGTGCTCAAACAAGCAAATGCTTTGGACATAAAGCTTTAATACTTGTTTTGTCCTAATAATTCGTTCATGACTTAAGGGATATGTCCTAACTTGTTCTAACTTTCAACATCATtcgggagttttttttttttttttttttttttttttttttttttttgtgttcatGTAAATAGGTAAAGACCTGTCATAGGTTAAGTTTCCACTTTCCATCCATTTCTATGCAAATAAATAAAAGCTTGATTGTTAAAGTCACATACATTTTAGTTCACCAAATCTGAATTGCTTGTAACCCGGTCTGTGTTTCTCTTTGATAGAGTATACAATATATCCCATAGCTTCAAGCATCAACTTATCCTTTTGGCTAAGTTACTGTCTTGACATATTTCGAaggccaacgtgacaagagatcACGGGTTCGAACATCATCTAACCTTCGATTCAAGTGAAATATAGAGTGACAAGTATAGCGATGGCATGTGTTGAATCTAAACTTTTTACCCAAACAACTTCCGTGAGAGGGGGTGTAGTAAATATATGgctttaaccatcagcttaagcttttggttaaagCTCCAAGGCTACtctatgttatatactctattagcACTCTTCATCTACTATGATAACCGAATTTAACATATATGGAGCAGAGTAAATCATAGTTTTTAGCAGATTTTTAATAGACTGAATACAGAACACAATTTTCCTTTTTAGAGAATTCTCTACATATGGACAGAAAGTGCAATTTTACATGATTTTTGAATGGAATAAAACTAGCCAGTTAGTATTTCCTGCTGAATACATGTTACTACATGAAATTATAAGACagataaataaaatcatatcaaAATATTACCTAAGTTGCAAATTTAGTCTTCTAAGCCAAACAGAATgcaaaatcatatgaaaaacaTCAAACCTCTTTGCAGGCCTGTTGAGAATAAAATGTTGTCTAACAGCTTTGATCCCTTCAATAAGCTTTTTGTACTTCTCTTCAGAAACAGCTGATAAATCTTTTAACTTAGGAATATCTTCAATATCCACCTGTATCGAAAACGCTTCCCATCTTAGAACATCACTGAAAGGAAAAACATAGTTCTTAGACAGTATAACTGGCACACAATCTGCATAAATGGCCTCCACTATTCTTGGACTAGCAACTTCATAGCCACTTGGACAAAGGCAGAACTTAGACTGAAGCATAATAGTGTAATAATCCAAGCCCTTTCGGAGGTATTCATAGACTTGGTGGGCTGGGTCTCATCCTTTCCATTGGTCGAGGAGGACAGGCCTTATTGAACCATGGAGACAACCAGCGAAGAAAGCTAAGTATGGTCGATGAGTAGTTTTTCTTCGCCGTCTAGAGATAAGTTTTGGAGAAATGTTGCCATCCAAAAGGTAGATTTCA
This genomic interval carries:
- the LOC130802481 gene encoding ACT domain-containing protein ACR2-like, which translates into the protein MQGIGSARVKSKPTLVKPSTSKSFVSKHTAIEMTTDRPGLLSEISAVLTDLYCNIVEAHAWCHNAQLASVVHFSDQSSLSPIDDPNRLASIEEHLTMVLGAKSTLVEIDLKQQELKTSNVIGEGIKMITNVERRLHQLMLSNRDFDSPAFEPSTSPRSPLEHQGDEEAGMKAIIYIEGCHEKGYSIISVECRDRARVVFDTSCTLIDMEYVIFHGYINTRDGHAFQVWKCFSMIYPMLSSIR
- the LOC130802770 gene encoding LOW QUALITY PROTEIN: probable glycosyltransferase At5g25310 (The sequence of the model RefSeq protein was modified relative to this genomic sequence to represent the inferred CDS: inserted 1 base in 1 codon; deleted 1 base in 1 codon; substituted 1 base at 1 genomic stop codon) translates to MERRLKVYVYEEGDVPLVHDGPCKNIYIIEGXCTTKYPFWNLTKGADHFMLSCHDWGPYTSRANSNLYNKSIRVLCNANTSEGFNPQKDASLPEIYLLDGNISPKLISRRRRKTTHRPYLAFFAGCLHGSIRPVLLDQWKGXDPAHQVYEYLRKGLDYYTIMLQSKFCLCPSGYEVASPRIVEAIYADCVPVILSKNYVFPFSDVLRWEAFSIQVDIEDIPKLKDLSAVSEEKYKKLIEGIKAVRQHFILNRPAKRFDVFHMILHSVWLRRLNLQLR